In Streptomyces sp. NBC_01408, one DNA window encodes the following:
- a CDS encoding ABC transporter ATP-binding protein: MTTDGSVAGAVPEEHRRLSRDMRYWWLVLRTFWGLSSLRVTALALATFLTAAVPAAGVWLTAEAVQAVADAVGGVPGAMDRLTRSAGALVAVAVAEHILSSLAQYLSALLHLEFSAKIGEQVMVKGTRMDLSAYEDPESYDRLQRAVRESGGGTAFEVFEEMLRTLTSLASLVMVSSVLFSWNTWLAIAIVLAPLPALVAHIVFSKQGYAIEYHRAQDRRRAFYYQDLTTTDSSYKEVKLYGLGPYFVDRYRALVREFFHTDRLLARRRHSWSAVLGLVSVVCSAGTLVFALRSTASTGRLGELAGYLQALGAVHAAATGLLIGVATLYQNTLFTGNLFDYLSLPEGRITGGTRPFPSRLAHGIEFQDVTFQYPGTEITALDRFSCFIPANTCCAIVGANGAGKSTVVKLLSRLYEPTSGRILIDGVPIEEYDTTDLQRNIGVVFQDFVRYEMPVRHNIGFGRVEELDDTDRVRSAAASSGADAFVEQLDHAYDTVLGRHFEGGHQLSGGQWQKIALARAFLRDAPIAILDEPTAAIDPEAEADIFGRLRAICTQATSLVVSHRFSTVRIADKILVVEGGSLIEEGTHEELMALGGTYAYLFRLQADAYLREDAA; encoded by the coding sequence GTGACCACTGACGGATCCGTGGCCGGGGCCGTGCCGGAGGAACACCGGCGGCTCTCCCGCGACATGCGCTACTGGTGGCTCGTCCTGCGCACCTTCTGGGGACTCAGCTCCTTGCGGGTCACCGCACTCGCCCTGGCGACGTTCCTCACCGCCGCCGTACCGGCCGCCGGGGTCTGGCTGACGGCCGAAGCCGTACAGGCCGTCGCCGACGCGGTCGGCGGCGTGCCGGGAGCCATGGACCGGCTCACCCGCTCCGCGGGCGCGCTGGTGGCGGTGGCGGTGGCGGAACACATCCTGTCGTCCCTCGCCCAGTACCTGAGCGCGCTCCTCCACCTGGAGTTCTCGGCCAAGATCGGCGAGCAGGTGATGGTCAAGGGCACCCGTATGGATCTCAGTGCGTACGAGGATCCCGAATCGTACGACCGGCTACAGCGGGCCGTGCGGGAGAGCGGCGGAGGAACCGCCTTCGAGGTGTTCGAGGAGATGCTGCGCACGCTCACCTCGCTGGCCTCGCTGGTGATGGTCAGCTCGGTGCTGTTCTCCTGGAACACCTGGCTCGCGATCGCCATCGTGCTGGCCCCGCTGCCGGCCCTCGTGGCACACATCGTGTTCAGCAAGCAGGGCTACGCCATCGAGTACCACCGCGCCCAGGACCGCCGGCGTGCCTTCTACTACCAGGACCTGACGACGACGGACTCCTCCTACAAGGAGGTGAAGCTGTACGGCCTCGGCCCCTACTTCGTCGACCGCTACCGCGCCCTCGTGCGGGAGTTCTTCCACACCGACCGCCTCCTGGCACGCCGCCGGCACAGCTGGTCGGCGGTGCTCGGCCTGGTCAGCGTCGTGTGCTCGGCCGGAACGCTGGTGTTCGCGCTCAGATCGACCGCGTCGACCGGGCGGCTCGGCGAGCTGGCCGGCTACCTCCAGGCGCTGGGCGCGGTGCACGCCGCGGCGACCGGACTCCTGATCGGCGTCGCGACCCTCTACCAGAACACGCTCTTCACGGGGAACCTCTTCGACTACCTGTCGCTGCCCGAGGGCCGCATCACCGGCGGCACCCGTCCGTTCCCGTCGCGGCTCGCGCACGGCATCGAGTTCCAGGACGTCACCTTCCAGTACCCCGGAACCGAGATCACCGCCCTCGACCGCTTCAGCTGCTTCATCCCCGCCAACACCTGCTGCGCGATCGTCGGCGCGAACGGCGCGGGCAAGAGCACCGTCGTCAAGCTCCTCTCCCGCCTCTACGAGCCGACGAGCGGCCGCATCCTCATCGACGGCGTGCCGATCGAGGAGTACGACACCACGGACCTCCAGCGGAACATCGGCGTCGTCTTCCAGGACTTCGTCCGCTACGAGATGCCCGTCCGGCACAACATCGGATTCGGGCGCGTCGAGGAACTCGACGACACCGACCGCGTCCGCTCGGCCGCCGCGTCCAGCGGCGCCGACGCGTTCGTCGAGCAGCTCGACCACGCGTACGACACCGTGCTCGGACGGCACTTCGAGGGCGGTCACCAGCTGTCCGGCGGGCAGTGGCAGAAGATCGCCCTGGCCCGTGCCTTCCTGCGGGACGCGCCGATCGCGATCCTCGACGAACCGACCGCCGCGATCGACCCGGAGGCGGAGGCGGACATCTTCGGCCGGCTGCGCGCCATCTGCACCCAGGCCACGTCCCTGGTCGTCTCCCACCGGTTCTCGACCGTCCGCATCGCCGACAAGATCCTGGTGGTGGAAGGGGGTTCGCTCATCGAAGAGGGGACCCACGAGGAACTGATGGCGCTCGGCGGCACGTACGCCTACCTGTTCCGCCTCCAGGCCGACGCCTATCTCCGGGAGGACGCCGCATGA
- a CDS encoding LLM class flavin-dependent oxidoreductase, translated as MTTADTEAPTARTPRLSLMYPLMAYDLDHLAAFGVAVQDLCLERLYMGQSVLVDTHQAFAHLAGRGIRVPVGTSVALTALRHPLDAAVQARSLALLTGTGVVAGFGTGDPQFVSALRGEPYESPRTAVAEYLTVMRSLLDGEAVDFHGRYVRLGEGLQYVPHPPVALGVGVLRQRMAYTAGQVADVAITLLTPDSHLKEQIVPALAQGAASRDRAAPRVTSIVPCAVRRPGRDPRKLAFAAHELHLSGEQYAAMLRSAGLDVDAADPWAGACALVDGGVFAYGTPEEVADRLARYGEAGATEIALSCAGVLLTEGPEAALADVRAITEAMRDRATVGVR; from the coding sequence ATGACGACCGCCGACACGGAAGCACCCACGGCCCGGACCCCTCGGCTGTCCCTCATGTACCCGCTCATGGCCTACGACCTGGACCACCTCGCCGCCTTCGGCGTAGCCGTCCAGGACCTCTGCCTGGAACGTCTGTACATGGGCCAGTCGGTGCTCGTCGACACCCATCAGGCGTTCGCCCACCTCGCCGGGCGCGGCATCCGGGTGCCGGTCGGGACGAGCGTCGCCCTCACCGCGCTGCGCCACCCGCTGGACGCGGCCGTGCAGGCCAGATCGCTCGCTCTGCTGACCGGCACCGGGGTGGTGGCCGGGTTCGGCACCGGGGACCCGCAGTTCGTGTCCGCGCTGCGCGGCGAGCCGTACGAGAGCCCCCGCACGGCCGTCGCCGAGTACCTGACCGTCATGCGGAGCCTGCTGGACGGGGAGGCCGTGGACTTCCACGGGCGGTACGTGCGGCTCGGCGAAGGGCTCCAGTACGTCCCGCATCCGCCCGTGGCCCTGGGCGTCGGCGTACTGCGACAGCGCATGGCGTACACAGCGGGCCAGGTCGCCGACGTGGCCATCACGCTGCTGACACCGGACTCCCACCTGAAGGAGCAGATCGTGCCCGCCCTCGCGCAGGGCGCCGCCTCGCGGGACCGGGCTGCGCCACGCGTGACGTCGATCGTGCCGTGTGCGGTGCGCAGGCCCGGCCGGGATCCGCGGAAGCTGGCGTTCGCGGCGCATGAACTGCACCTGAGCGGCGAGCAGTACGCGGCGATGCTCCGGTCTGCGGGGCTGGACGTGGACGCCGCCGACCCGTGGGCCGGCGCGTGCGCGCTGGTCGACGGGGGCGTCTTCGCCTACGGCACACCGGAGGAGGTTGCGGACCGGCTCGCCCGTTACGGTGAGGCGGGGGCGACCGAGATCGCGCTGAGTTGTGCGGGGGTGCTGTTGACCGAAGGGCCCGAAGCGGCACTGGCCGACGTACGGGCCATCACCGAGGCGATGCGGGACCGGGCCACGGTCGGCGTCCGATGA
- a CDS encoding response regulator transcription factor, whose translation MIRVMIVDDEILLRSCMQRILESEPDIEVPLACDGRDALEGINTHRPDVVLLDLRMPEVDGLAVLDGIDRCTTSPAVAVLTTYLTDEEITAALRSGASGFLLKDATPQELAHAVRVLASGGTVMSSAAARIVVDGYLGSGPWQDEPDQRLDSLTERERQVLDLLAEGRTNADIGRRLIMSASTTKEHVSAILAKLGLANRVQAAVVAHRAAAAEGRKRSLALAGTR comes from the coding sequence GTGATCCGCGTAATGATTGTCGACGACGAAATTCTGCTGCGGTCGTGTATGCAGCGCATTCTGGAGAGCGAGCCGGACATCGAAGTACCGCTCGCCTGCGACGGGCGAGATGCGCTCGAAGGGATCAACACCCATCGGCCCGATGTGGTGCTGCTCGACCTCCGAATGCCGGAAGTCGACGGGCTGGCCGTCCTCGACGGGATCGACAGATGCACGACGTCGCCCGCCGTCGCGGTACTGACGACGTATCTGACCGACGAGGAGATCACGGCCGCGCTGCGCTCCGGCGCGTCCGGCTTCCTGCTGAAGGACGCCACTCCCCAGGAACTCGCGCATGCGGTACGCGTGTTGGCTTCCGGCGGGACCGTGATGTCCTCGGCGGCGGCGCGCATCGTGGTCGACGGTTACCTCGGTAGCGGGCCGTGGCAGGACGAGCCGGACCAGCGCCTGGACTCGCTCACCGAGCGTGAGCGGCAGGTGTTGGACCTGCTGGCCGAGGGCCGCACCAACGCCGACATCGGCCGCCGGCTGATCATGAGCGCCTCGACGACCAAGGAGCACGTCAGCGCGATCCTGGCGAAGCTGGGGCTGGCCAACCGCGTGCAGGCCGCCGTCGTGGCACACCGCGCTGCGGCCGCCGAAGGCCGGAAGCGATCACTGGCCCTGGCCGGAACCCGCTGA
- a CDS encoding bifunctional 2-polyprenyl-6-hydroxyphenol methylase/3-demethylubiquinol 3-O-methyltransferase UbiG — MALGNALYDQKLASVYDRMYPIDHDTDQAVEFVAGLTPAGGTILELGVGNGRVALPLAERGFGVHGIDGSEAMLAELRKRDALGAVTTQFGDFTEEGSGRVFDTVTLVLNTFFVAITKEQQLGCLRLVREQLAPGGRFVLEAFDPAPYHHVEKPDFSMRHLDEGAVMLDTLTVDRSQQLMLSTHTIIDGGVPQTREHLLRYAFPFEIDLLAELSGLRLVERAEDWAGTPYTAGSLRHVSVYERDPGSPWAAGAS; from the coding sequence ATGGCCCTTGGCAACGCGCTGTACGACCAGAAACTGGCGAGCGTGTACGACCGCATGTACCCGATCGACCACGACACCGACCAGGCCGTCGAGTTCGTCGCCGGCCTCACGCCGGCCGGCGGCACCATCCTCGAACTGGGGGTCGGCAACGGTCGGGTCGCCCTGCCCCTCGCCGAGCGCGGCTTCGGGGTGCACGGCATCGACGGCTCGGAGGCGATGCTCGCCGAACTGCGCAAGCGCGACGCACTGGGCGCGGTCACCACGCAGTTCGGCGACTTCACCGAGGAGGGGAGCGGGCGGGTCTTCGACACCGTCACGCTCGTGCTCAACACCTTCTTCGTCGCGATCACCAAGGAGCAGCAGCTCGGCTGCCTGAGGCTGGTGCGGGAACAGCTGGCGCCCGGGGGCCGGTTCGTCCTGGAGGCGTTCGACCCGGCCCCGTACCACCACGTGGAGAAGCCCGACTTCTCGATGCGCCATCTCGACGAGGGGGCCGTCATGCTCGACACACTGACCGTGGACCGGTCGCAGCAGCTGATGCTGTCCACGCACACCATCATCGACGGAGGAGTCCCGCAGACGCGGGAGCACCTGCTGCGCTACGCGTTCCCCTTCGAGATCGACCTGCTGGCCGAGCTGTCCGGCCTGCGGCTGGTCGAGCGCGCCGAGGACTGGGCGGGCACGCCGTACACCGCCGGCAGCCTGCGGCACGTGTCGGTGTACGAGCGCGATCCCGGTTCGCCCTGGGCTGCCGGGGCCAGCTAG
- a CDS encoding sensor histidine kinase, whose amino-acid sequence MSTAMPEPVSAPPPASGGPPVPGRRTDLAGDALVTAVAALELLPLQGYLDTESVLVCTPAVLVLLLRRRFPVTVLLVTLPSMATGYLWLAPMIAMFTVASRTVRRRIVVGAGSALFGASLWAGVTVDASSMTWGDHLVAVQVALMFSIGPAGVGILARTRSELRARLAELSASQAYGRRLEAERAVAQERTRMAREMHDTVSYHLGIIAAQSGALSSTAPDDTVREDAEIMRRHSASAMAELRDIVGVLRHTAGRRADVGDPARLANLHTLVKDARLDAVLNLDLPAGRTCVPLVERTAYRIVQEALTNVRKHAPGAHVVVTVGPSAQGDSLVVEVRNEPPSTQRQPGPALGAPTSGYGLIGLEERIALVEGALRAGPTPDGGFAVRAELPLVGSAYPSTELTVTR is encoded by the coding sequence ATGAGCACAGCCATGCCCGAACCCGTTTCGGCTCCACCGCCCGCTTCCGGCGGCCCGCCCGTCCCAGGCCGCCGCACGGACCTCGCCGGCGACGCACTCGTCACCGCGGTGGCTGCCCTGGAACTGCTCCCCCTCCAGGGCTACCTCGACACCGAGTCCGTGCTCGTGTGCACGCCCGCAGTTCTGGTCCTCCTGCTGCGTCGCAGGTTCCCGGTGACGGTCTTGCTGGTCACCCTCCCGTCCATGGCCACCGGCTACCTCTGGCTGGCCCCCATGATCGCCATGTTCACAGTGGCTTCCCGTACGGTCCGACGCCGCATCGTCGTGGGTGCCGGGTCAGCCCTGTTCGGAGCGAGCCTGTGGGCCGGCGTCACCGTCGACGCCTCGTCCATGACGTGGGGTGACCATCTGGTCGCCGTCCAAGTGGCCCTGATGTTCAGCATCGGACCTGCCGGCGTGGGAATTCTGGCTCGGACCCGCTCCGAGCTGCGGGCCCGCCTCGCCGAACTCTCCGCGTCACAGGCGTACGGCCGCCGCCTGGAGGCCGAGCGGGCCGTTGCCCAGGAGCGGACGCGCATGGCCCGCGAGATGCACGACACCGTCTCGTACCACCTCGGTATCATCGCCGCCCAGTCCGGAGCACTGTCGAGCACCGCGCCGGACGACACGGTCCGCGAGGACGCCGAAATAATGCGCCGCCACAGCGCCAGCGCCATGGCGGAGCTCCGCGACATCGTTGGCGTCCTGCGCCACACTGCGGGCCGACGGGCCGACGTCGGCGACCCTGCCCGCCTGGCCAACCTGCACACCCTGGTCAAGGACGCCCGGCTGGACGCGGTCCTCAACCTCGACCTCCCCGCCGGCCGCACCTGCGTCCCGCTTGTCGAGCGGACCGCCTATCGCATCGTCCAGGAGGCGCTGACCAACGTCCGCAAACACGCCCCCGGCGCACACGTCGTCGTCACCGTGGGCCCGTCCGCCCAGGGGGACAGCCTCGTCGTCGAGGTCCGCAACGAGCCGCCGAGCACCCAGCGGCAACCCGGCCCGGCGCTCGGCGCGCCCACCAGTGGCTACGGCCTGATCGGACTGGAGGAGCGCATCGCGCTCGTCGAAGGGGCGCTGCGGGCGGGCCCGACCCCCGACGGTGGATTCGCCGTACGGGCGGAGCTGCCGCTCGTGGGCTCCGCGTACCCGTCCACCGAGCTGACCGTAACCCGCTAG
- a CDS encoding type II toxin-antitoxin system VapB family antitoxin, producing MSRTVIDLDDELVADVAKALGTSTKKETVNTALREVLENRRRALALTRLRASAEEGAFDLELFENKRNYWR from the coding sequence ATGAGTCGGACCGTCATCGATCTGGACGACGAGCTGGTCGCCGACGTGGCGAAAGCACTGGGGACGAGCACCAAGAAGGAGACGGTCAACACCGCTCTGCGCGAGGTGCTGGAGAACCGGCGCCGCGCCCTCGCGCTCACCCGGCTCCGTGCCTCGGCCGAAGAGGGCGCCTTCGACCTGGAGCTGTTCGAGAACAAGCGGAACTACTGGCGGTGA
- a CDS encoding PIN domain nuclease: MNAAQFLIDTSALARFMRGDAEQYGWDQAAAAGLIATCPITELEFFYSARSAADRARGTEDMRLIFGRVPVDDRAYDRAWQVQEVLTKQGKHRSAGAVDLVVAATAELQGLTLLHRDHDFECIAAVTGQPLQWYGPEPGK; encoded by the coding sequence GTGAACGCGGCGCAGTTCCTGATCGACACCAGCGCTCTCGCGCGCTTCATGCGCGGGGATGCGGAGCAGTACGGCTGGGACCAGGCGGCCGCCGCCGGCCTCATCGCCACGTGCCCCATCACCGAGCTGGAGTTCTTCTACAGCGCCCGGTCGGCAGCCGACCGGGCGCGCGGCACCGAGGACATGCGGCTGATCTTCGGCCGGGTTCCCGTCGACGACCGCGCCTACGACCGCGCCTGGCAGGTCCAGGAAGTCCTCACCAAACAGGGAAAGCACCGAAGCGCCGGTGCTGTCGACCTCGTCGTCGCCGCGACGGCCGAGCTTCAAGGGCTCACCCTCCTTCACCGCGACCACGACTTCGAGTGCATCGCGGCAGTGACGGGCCAACCCCTCCAGTGGTACGGCCCGGAGCCCGGCAAGTAG
- a CDS encoding SRPBCC domain-containing protein, whose product MSEDRIERETLIEAPLERVWSLVAEPGFWVADAADVAGTVAEVGGTTVARNPEYGDFPVRVEKVEPPTYLAYRWASAFPGEELREDNSTLVEFTLTQEGDKTRLRVVESGFAALAGSEELRLKAVEDNTGGWPQVLDALKKRIEQPAA is encoded by the coding sequence ATGAGTGAGGACCGGATCGAGCGCGAGACCCTGATCGAGGCGCCGCTGGAGCGCGTGTGGTCGCTGGTGGCCGAACCCGGTTTCTGGGTGGCCGACGCGGCCGACGTGGCCGGCACCGTGGCCGAGGTCGGCGGGACGACGGTGGCCAGGAACCCCGAGTACGGGGACTTCCCGGTGCGCGTGGAGAAGGTCGAGCCGCCGACGTACCTGGCGTACCGCTGGGCGAGCGCGTTCCCCGGCGAGGAGCTGCGCGAGGACAACAGCACCCTCGTGGAGTTCACCCTGACCCAGGAGGGCGACAAGACGCGCCTGCGCGTCGTCGAGAGCGGGTTCGCGGCCCTGGCCGGCTCCGAGGAGCTGCGCCTCAAGGCCGTGGAGGACAACACCGGCGGCTGGCCCCAGGTCCTCGACGCGCTCAAGAAGCGCATCGAGCAGCCCGCCGCGTGA
- a CDS encoding helix-turn-helix transcriptional regulator, protein MEGVLAALADPTRRQLLDLLAAQGEATATTLAEQLPVSRQAVVKHLAVLDAAGLVSGGRVGREVRYAVRPDALDATARWMSALAADWDRRLARIKRIAEAAEAAEAAEAAEGDTGPGR, encoded by the coding sequence GTGGAGGGGGTCCTCGCCGCGCTCGCCGACCCGACGCGGCGTCAGCTGCTCGACCTGCTCGCCGCGCAGGGTGAGGCGACCGCGACGACCCTCGCCGAGCAGCTGCCCGTCTCGCGCCAGGCCGTGGTCAAGCACCTCGCCGTCCTGGACGCGGCCGGGCTGGTCTCCGGCGGCCGGGTCGGGCGCGAGGTGCGGTACGCGGTACGCCCCGACGCGCTGGACGCGACCGCCCGGTGGATGTCCGCGCTCGCGGCCGACTGGGACCGGCGGCTGGCGAGGATCAAGCGCATCGCCGAGGCCGCGGAAGCCGCAGAAGCCGCGGAAGCCGCGGAAGGGGACACCGGCCCCGGCCGGTGA
- a CDS encoding molybdopterin-binding protein, which produces MPSYSIGQAADLLCVSPETVRRWADAGRLPAHRAPEGARAVDGVALAAFAKERAAGLHPLPSNAPVTSVRNSFAGIVTGVRFDEVAAQVEIQSGPHRVVSLVTRESVEELGIAVGVTVTARVKSTEVHVDLG; this is translated from the coding sequence GTGCCGTCGTACTCCATCGGGCAGGCCGCCGACCTGCTGTGCGTGAGCCCCGAGACCGTCCGCCGCTGGGCCGACGCGGGGCGGCTGCCCGCGCACCGCGCGCCGGAGGGGGCCCGGGCCGTCGACGGCGTGGCCCTCGCGGCCTTCGCCAAGGAACGGGCCGCCGGACTGCACCCGCTGCCCTCGAACGCCCCCGTGACCTCCGTACGCAACTCCTTCGCCGGGATCGTCACCGGCGTCCGGTTCGACGAGGTGGCGGCCCAGGTCGAGATCCAGTCGGGGCCGCACCGCGTGGTGTCCCTGGTGACCAGGGAGTCGGTCGAGGAGCTGGGCATCGCGGTCGGGGTGACCGTCACGGCCCGGGTGAAGTCCACCGAGGTCCACGTCGACCTGGGCTGA
- a CDS encoding PucR family transcriptional regulator has translation MHVLDLLRSDSLGLTLLWGEEALLGQEISGVTATDLEDPGRFLGPGELVLSGLVWWAQGEAAKAEHFVAALAEAGATALLAGEETHGRVPDELVAACRAHRVPIVAVPASTSFRAVTEAVYLRQWGDLSRRPTRTFALPENVRGELSRLVEGGAGPAELLDRACAHLGPVSGYLLTASGRTVARTPSAPAIPAQRAVSAPARGGLALRIEADSSAYDAWQLYVPDADAAPPRVLHEIAQVLAQYRDGQARRVAAARAAGQELIGLLEGAQPAEPGALEEALGAAGLPPGGPYRVLAATSGDALAEALGHLDGVPYAVGRSAAVLYEASGADTDAAARLRPVWPLLQACGGPEADLRLGAGAPAAGAEELKASLTQARFALTAADEAVPVRGVEELDTLAELLAGVPAEVRTVFGVRTLGALGDGMLRETLEVFLANNCSWARTAEALHLHVNTVHYRIERVQVLTGRDLSRLDHKLDLYAALRCR, from the coding sequence ATGCACGTCCTCGACCTGCTCCGGTCCGACAGCCTCGGCCTCACCCTGCTCTGGGGCGAGGAAGCCCTTCTCGGCCAGGAGATCAGCGGGGTCACCGCCACCGACCTGGAGGACCCGGGCCGCTTCCTGGGACCCGGGGAGCTCGTCCTCAGCGGGCTCGTCTGGTGGGCGCAGGGCGAAGCGGCGAAGGCCGAGCACTTCGTCGCCGCCCTCGCCGAGGCCGGGGCCACCGCGCTGCTGGCGGGCGAGGAGACCCACGGGCGGGTGCCCGACGAGCTCGTCGCCGCCTGCCGCGCACACCGGGTGCCGATCGTGGCGGTCCCGGCGAGCACCAGCTTCCGGGCGGTGACCGAGGCCGTGTACCTGCGCCAGTGGGGCGACCTGAGCCGCCGTCCCACCCGCACTTTTGCTCTCCCCGAGAACGTGCGCGGCGAGCTCAGCCGGCTCGTGGAGGGCGGGGCCGGGCCCGCCGAGCTGCTGGACCGGGCCTGCGCGCACCTGGGCCCGGTCAGCGGCTACCTGCTCACCGCCAGCGGCCGCACGGTGGCCCGTACGCCGTCCGCGCCCGCGATCCCGGCCCAGCGGGCGGTGTCCGCCCCCGCGCGCGGCGGGCTCGCGCTGCGCATCGAGGCCGACAGCTCCGCCTACGACGCCTGGCAGCTGTACGTGCCGGACGCGGACGCTGCCCCTCCGCGGGTGCTGCACGAGATCGCCCAGGTCCTCGCCCAGTACCGCGACGGGCAGGCGCGCCGGGTGGCCGCGGCCCGGGCGGCGGGCCAGGAGCTGATCGGGCTGCTGGAGGGGGCGCAGCCGGCCGAGCCGGGCGCGCTGGAGGAGGCGCTGGGCGCGGCCGGGCTGCCCCCGGGCGGCCCGTACCGGGTCCTGGCGGCGACCTCGGGCGACGCCCTGGCCGAGGCGCTGGGGCACCTGGACGGGGTCCCGTACGCGGTGGGCCGCTCGGCGGCGGTGCTGTACGAGGCCTCCGGTGCCGATACCGACGCGGCGGCCCGGCTCCGCCCGGTGTGGCCGCTGCTCCAGGCGTGCGGCGGCCCGGAGGCGGACCTGAGGCTGGGCGCGGGCGCGCCGGCGGCGGGGGCGGAGGAGTTGAAGGCCTCGCTGACCCAGGCCCGGTTCGCGCTGACGGCGGCGGACGAGGCGGTTCCGGTGCGCGGGGTCGAGGAACTGGACACCCTGGCGGAGCTGCTGGCCGGGGTGCCGGCGGAGGTCCGGACGGTGTTCGGGGTGCGGACGCTGGGGGCGCTCGGGGACGGGATGCTGCGGGAGACCCTGGAGGTCTTCCTCGCCAACAACTGCTCGTGGGCGCGCACCGCGGAGGCCCTGCACCTGCACGTGAACACGGTGCACTACCGGATCGAGCGGGTACAGGTCCTGACGGGCCGCGACCTGTCCCGCCTCGACCACAAGCTGGACCTGTACGCGGCGCTGCGCTGCCGGTAG
- a CDS encoding xanthine dehydrogenase family protein subunit M encodes MDLNTVVDVRDARRREPWRPGDAWLGGGTYLFSEPQPHIRRLVDLSRMGWPPLSWQPDGSLDIAATCTITELSRFARTLPTTAAPLFEQCCRAFLASFKIWNLATVGGNLCNGLPAGPMISLSAALDGTVLLQGQDGATRRLPVAEFVLGAGVKDLKEGELLRSVRLPARALDSRTAFRQASLYGLGRSGALVIGALDLADGSLTVTVTAATTRPFRFWFALPPTAAALREAIDSAVRPDEWFDDIHGLPAWRRHMALRLAEEIRRELRPEPGPSEASR; translated from the coding sequence GTGGACCTCAACACGGTGGTGGACGTGCGCGACGCGCGACGCCGCGAACCCTGGCGGCCGGGCGATGCCTGGCTCGGCGGCGGCACGTACCTCTTCTCCGAGCCGCAGCCGCACATCCGCCGCCTCGTCGACCTCTCCCGGATGGGCTGGCCGCCACTGTCCTGGCAGCCCGACGGCTCCCTCGACATCGCCGCGACCTGCACGATCACCGAGCTGTCGCGGTTCGCCCGGACCCTGCCGACCACCGCGGCCCCGCTCTTCGAGCAGTGCTGCCGGGCCTTCCTCGCCAGCTTCAAGATCTGGAACCTGGCCACGGTGGGCGGCAACCTCTGCAACGGCCTGCCCGCCGGGCCGATGATCTCCCTCAGCGCCGCCCTCGACGGAACCGTCCTCCTCCAGGGCCAGGACGGCGCCACCCGCCGCCTGCCGGTCGCCGAGTTCGTCCTCGGCGCCGGGGTCAAGGACCTGAAGGAGGGCGAGCTGCTCCGGTCGGTCCGGCTGCCCGCCCGCGCACTGGACTCCCGTACGGCCTTCCGGCAGGCCTCGCTCTACGGGCTCGGGCGCTCCGGCGCCCTCGTGATCGGCGCCCTCGACCTCGCGGACGGCTCCCTCACCGTCACCGTGACCGCCGCCACCACCCGCCCGTTCCGCTTCTGGTTCGCCCTGCCGCCCACCGCCGCGGCGCTGCGCGAGGCGATCGACTCCGCCGTCCGGCCCGACGAGTGGTTCGACGACATCCACGGTCTGCCCGCCTGGCGGCGCCACATGGCGCTGCGCCTGGCCGAGGAGATCCGCCGTGAACTCCGCCCGGAACCGGGCCCTTCGGAGGCATCCCGATGA